The following are encoded in a window of Halorarum salinum genomic DNA:
- a CDS encoding DUF7124 domain-containing protein: MTDRIDLDELDVSNGDGEDRPNRGDWFWRNDGGDGPTDGGDGPTESSAPAPSDEEGVGGLADAAVANADGEATEGVDGGSDETGDPDAGSTAAESSGVVSPDIPAADAPAASEAYVSDDANGTDDRPPATPRVPYTNDDRPVGIPMESGGGGGVPADAREEGTQQQPDASGPHGGGADEMTMAISYVAIRRLEDLHAALADAETWTDWVGIVGDVDAHVLTKFQRENRLDLDFFNGTGTGPAERLAEVDEHSMFYAKRMVLVGVEDAGERAWAEAAGWEFVPVAEAAEGAGWSLSDP, encoded by the coding sequence ATGACTGACCGCATCGACCTCGACGAACTGGACGTCTCGAACGGGGACGGGGAGGACCGCCCGAACCGCGGCGACTGGTTCTGGCGGAACGACGGCGGGGACGGCCCGACTGACGGAGGGGACGGCCCGACCGAGTCGTCCGCTCCCGCGCCGTCCGACGAGGAGGGGGTAGGCGGCCTCGCGGACGCGGCGGTCGCGAACGCCGACGGCGAGGCGACTGAGGGGGTCGACGGGGGTAGCGACGAGACGGGCGACCCCGATGCGGGCTCGACGGCGGCGGAATCGTCGGGCGTCGTTTCGCCCGACATCCCCGCCGCTGACGCGCCCGCCGCTTCCGAGGCGTACGTCTCCGACGACGCTAACGGCACCGACGACCGGCCACCCGCGACCCCGCGGGTCCCGTACACGAACGACGACAGGCCGGTCGGCATCCCGATGGAGTCGGGCGGCGGCGGGGGCGTCCCGGCCGACGCCCGCGAGGAGGGGACCCAGCAGCAACCGGACGCCTCGGGCCCCCACGGCGGCGGCGCCGACGAGATGACGATGGCGATCTCCTACGTAGCGATCCGGCGGCTGGAGGACCTCCACGCAGCGCTCGCGGACGCCGAGACGTGGACCGACTGGGTCGGCATCGTCGGCGACGTGGACGCCCACGTCCTCACGAAGTTCCAGCGCGAGAACCGCCTCGACCTCGACTTCTTCAACGGCACCGGCACCGGGCCGGCCGAGCGGCTCGCGGAGGTCGACGAGCACTCGATGTTCTACGCGAAGCGCATGGTGCTCGTCGGCGTCGAGGACGCCGGCGAGCGCGCGTGGGCCGAGGCGGCCGGCTGGGAGTTCGTCCCGGTGGCGGAGGCCGCCGAGGGCGCCGGGTGGTCGCTCTCGGATCCGTGA